From the Osmerus eperlanus chromosome 21, fOsmEpe2.1, whole genome shotgun sequence genome, one window contains:
- the ptger2a gene encoding prostaglandin E receptor 2a (subtype EP2), whose product MDNRSEYERCHHISHIEKGSPLTSALMFSAGVVGNVAALFVLEMRRRKNPSRQRRSLFHVLVTSLVVTDLAGTCFISPIVQASYSFNTTLIGMSETSAVCQYFGFSMTFFSLATLSILFAMALERCLAIGYPYLYGRHITKRCGYITIPFIFLLCTLFCLMPFAGFGEYVQYCPGTWCFIDMNPGGPADRVYPNLYASVLLLLVLSIAACNFFVVYQLVLMYRRRRINYGSVTTRTKKDRRAVSMAEEVEHLILLVFMTVIFVICTLPLVIRVYINSMSPTKESHLTDRIALLLLSVNSIIDPWVFIFLSPSVLHFCWGHLCMGPPLRLRSSLFKASLGKEAQLELSHHSNSAKFGQPRNPPTQMV is encoded by the exons ATGGATAACAGAAGCGAATACGAAAGGTGCCATCACATATCTCACATTGAGAAAGGGAGCCCGCTCACCAGTGCGCTGATGTTCTCCGCCGGTGTGGTCGGTAACGTGGCTGCACTGTTCGTGCTCGAGATGCGCCGAAGGAAGAACCCGAGTCGACAGAGAAGGTCACTGTTTCACGTGCTGGTGACCTCTCTGGTAGTAACAGATCTGGCGGGAACCTGTTTCATAAGCCCCATTGTGCAGGCGTCCTATTCCTTTAACACCACGTTAATTGGAATGAGTGAAACGAGCGCGGTGTGTCAATACTTTGGCTTCAGCATGACTTTCTTCAGTTTAGCCACATTGTCTATTCTCTTCGCTATGGCGCTCGAGCGATGCCTAGCCATCGGATACCCGTACCTGTATGGGAGGCACATAACGAAGCGGTGTGGATACATAACTATTCCATTCATCTTCTTACTTTGTACGTTGTTCTGTCTGATGCCGTTCGCTGGATTTGGGGAGTATGTGCAGTATTGCCCGGGAACTTGGTGTTTCATTGACATGAACCCCGGTGGCCCAGCAGACAGAGTTTACCCAAACCTTTACGCATCTGTGTTGCTGCTACTGGTTTTATCCATAGCGGCTTGCAATTTTTTTGTGGTTTATCAATTGGTCCTCATGTACCGTAGGCGTAGAATAAACTATGGTTCTGTGACCACGCGGACTAAGAAGGACCGGCGAGCCGTCTCCATGGCGGAGGAAGTGGAGCATCTTATTCTGCTGGTGTTCATGACAGTGATATTTGTCATTTGCACCCTTCCCCTAGTG atCCGTGTGTACATAAACTCCATGAGCCCGACGAAGGAGAGCCACCTCACAGACCGcatagctctcctcctcctctccgtcaACTCCATCATCGACCCCTGGGTCTTCATCTTCCTCAGCCCGTCCGTGCTACACTTCTGCTGGGGACACCTGTGCATGGGGCCCCCCCTGCGATTGCGGAGCTCCCTCTTCAAGGCCTCGCTGGGCAAGGAAGCCCAGCTGGAACTGTCTCACCACAGCAACTCTGCAAAGTTTGGCCAACCCAGGAACCCCCCCACGCAGATGGTCTGA